A stretch of the Salvelinus fontinalis isolate EN_2023a chromosome 22, ASM2944872v1, whole genome shotgun sequence genome encodes the following:
- the LOC129820061 gene encoding DNA topoisomerase 2-beta-like isoform X3, with the protein MSNGAAGSGGLTWVKNAAKKREEEAAAAAAAAAANGRGDGGKAEGGGGGAKKKGGDKMSVERVYQKKTQLEHILLRPDTYIGSVEPVTQQMWVFDEDLGMNLREITYVPGLYKIFDEILVNAADNKQRDKSMSTIKISIDPESNTVTIWNNGKGIPVVEHKDEKMYVPALIFGHLLTSSNYDDEQKKVTGGRNGYGAKLCNIFSTKFTVETACKEYKHSFKQTWQNNMGKTSDPKIKFFDGDDFTCVTFQPDLSKFKMEKLDKDIVALLTKRAYDIAGSCKGIKVMLNGKKLPVTGFRSYVDLYVKDKLDEVGVALKVVNESVNERWEVCLTMSEKGFQQISFVNSIATTKGGRHIDYVVDQIVAKLIEVVKKKNKAGVSVKPFQVKNHIWVFVNALIENPTFDSQTKENMTLQTKSFGSKCPLSEKFIRAATNCGIVESILNWVKFKAQTQLNKKCSSVKYSKIKGIPKLDDANDAGGKHSSECTLILTEGDSAKSLAVSGLGVIGRDRYGVFPLRGKILNVREATHKQIMENAEINNIIKIVGLQYKKSYEDPESLRSLRYGKIMIMTDQDQDGSHIKGLLINFFHHNWPSLLKHTFLEEFITPIVKVNKNKQEHAFYSIPEFDEWKKQTVNFKTWHIKYYKGLGTSTSKEAKEYFADMEKHRIMFRYAGTEDDAAITLAFSKKKTDDRKEWLTNFMEDRRQRRMHGLPEQYLYGTQAKHLSYNDFINKELILFSNSDNERSIPSLVDGMKPGQRKVLFTCMKRNDKREVKVAQLAGSVAEMSAYHHGEQSLLMTIVNLAQNFVGSNNVNILQPLGQFGTRINGGKDAASPRYIFTMLSPLAKMLFPAVDSSLLKFLFDDNQKVEPEWYIPILPLVLVNGAEGIGTGWACKIPNYDHREIVNNLYRMLNMQDPLPMLPSYKNFKGVIHELGQNQYMVSGEISVLDKNTIEITELPVRTWTQAYKESVLEPMLQGTEKTPALINDYKEYHTDQTVKFVVRMSEEKLAQAEAAGLHKVFKLQSSLTCNSMVLFDHMGCLKRYDSVQDILKEFFELRLHYYKLRKDWLVGSLGAEASKLSNQARFVLEKIEGKITIENKSKRELIRMLVQKGFESDPVAAWTKAQEKALEEDDRDGNNSDSSVESGSSSGPNFNYILNMPLWCLSKEKVDELLRQRDIKKGELNELQRKSPEDLWKEDLAVFIEELDKIEAQEQADICAGKGTKLVKGKVGKPKVKKLHLEETLPSPYGRRVVPTITQAMKTDASKKMTKKKKGDADLVMKLEFDDEMGVLGSDGGTGENSLNSSSNTPAPTPAKPKAPRVKREKKEPGTPRSRKPPTPKGSSGKKVKKRNPWSEDESKSESDLEDSEPVVIPRDTKSQRASAVKPKYTFDFSEEEDGGEEEEEDDEDAASSPVRPCKDDFTASSETKDRYNDHSDDDENDEDIFPPPKQATTTVSPAKKEPESIFSSSKSAFSSEKSNDSDDLKLDSDEEAKAFSSYSSSSAFDKPVPAKKGQEAARSQQEAQYSAKKLSDAAPKPRKTPAPKTPPKQKLDTSVWDSDSDTGSKKPSPALKGKSGGRKRKQSGSEEDDFSPKKTPGKSPKTPASRKPSKKVAVTPPPMADDYDDVDSNRFSQSSVASRERPGRGRAKKEVKYFAESGSDDDQYDMFD; encoded by the exons ATGTCCAACGGCGCAGCAGGAAGCGGGGGTCTGACTTGGGTG AAGAATGCTGccaaaaagagggaggaggaggcagCGGCAGCCGCGGCAGCGGCGGCTGCGAACGGCAGGGGTGATGGGGGCAAGgcggagggaggaggtggaggagccaAGAAGAAGGGAGGAGATAAGATGTCAGTGGAGAGGGTGTACCAGAAGAAGACCCAGCTGGAGCACATCCTACTGAGGCCAGACACCTACATCGGCTCTGTGGAACCTGTCACCCAG CAAATGTGGGTTTTCGATGAAGACCTTGGGATGAATCTACGAGAAATCACTTATGTCCCTGGATTATACAAAATCTTTGATGAAATTCTTG TCAACGCGGCCGACAACAAACAACGGGATAAGAGCATGTCAACCATAAAGATCTCCATTGATCC TGAGTCCAACACCGTCACCATCTGGAACAATGGTAAAGGCATCCCCGTGGTGGAACACAAAGATGAGAAGATGTACGTTCCCGCTCTCATCTTCGgacacctcctcacctccagtAACTACGACGACGAGCAGAAGAAAGTCACAG GTGGAAGGAACGGGTACGGCGCTAAACTCTGTAACATCTTCAGCACAAAGTTCACAGTGGAAACCGCATGCAAGGAGTACAAACACAGCTTCAAACAG ACTTGGCAGAACAACATGGGGAAAACGAGCGACCCCAAGATCAAGTTCTTTGACGGGGACGACTTCACGTGCGTGACCTTCCAGCCGGACCTGTCCAAGTTCAAGATGGAGAAGCTGGACAAGGACATTGTGGCTCTGCTCACCAAGAGGGCCTATGACATCGCTGGGTCCTGCAAGGGCATCAAAGTCATGCTCAACGGGAAGAAACTCCCT gTGACAGGGTTCCGCAGCTATGTGGACCTGTATGTGAAGGACAAGCTGGACGAGGTGGGCGTGGCCCTGAAGGTGGTCAACGAGTCGGTCAACGAGCGCTGGGAGGTCTGTCTCACTATGAGTGAGAAGGGATTCCAACAGATCAGCTTCGTCAACAGTATCGCCACCACCAAG GGTGGCAGACACATTGATTACGTGGTGGACCAGATCGTAGCCAAGCTGATAGAAGTGGTGAAGAAGAAGAACAAAGCTGGTGTCTCAGTCAAACCCTTCCAG GTGAAGAACCACATCTGGGTGTTTGTGAATGCGTTGATCGAGAACCCGACCTTTGACTCCCAGACCAAGGAGAACATGACCCTCCAGACCAAGAGCTTTGGTTCTAAGTGTCCTCTGTCTGAGAAGTTCATCAGAGCA GCGACCAACTGTGGCATTGTGGAGAGTATCCTGAACTGGGTGAAGTTCAAGGCCCAGACACAACTCAACAAGAAGTGTTCTTCAGTGAAGTACAGCAAGATTAAAGGCATCCCCAAGCTTGACGACGCCAACGATGCCG gtggtaaacaCTCGTCAGAATGCACTCTGATCCTGACTGAGGGAGACTCGGCCAAGTCCCTGGCCGTCTCCGGCCTTGGTGTCATTGGGCGAGATCGCTATGGTGTCTTCCCACTAAGAGGAAAGATCCTGAATGTACGAGAGGCTACACACAAACAG ATCATGGAGAACGCAGagatcaacaacatcatcaagATCGTGGGTCTGCAGTACAAGAAGAGCTACGAAGACCCAGAGTCTCTGAGATCCCTACGCTACGGCAAGATCATGATCATGACCGATCAG GATCAGGATGGCTCCCATATCAAGGGTTTGCTCATCAATTTCTTCCATCACAACTGGCCGTCCCTGCTCAAACACACCTTTCTGGAGGAGTTCATCACGCCTATCGTCAAA GTGAACAAGAATAAACAGGAGCATGCTTTCTACAGCATTCCAGAGTTTGACGAATGGAAGAAACAGACGGTCAACTTTAAAACCTGGCATATAAAGTACTACAAAG GTTTGGGTACCAGTACAAGCAAGGAGGCCAAGGAGTACTTTGCAGACATGGAGAAACACCGGATCATGTTTAGATACGCCGGGACAGAGGACGATGCTGCCATCACACTG GCGTTCAGTAAGAAGAAGACTGACGACAGGAAGGAGTGGCTCACCAACTTCATGGAggacaggagacagaggaggatgcACGGCCTGCCAGAG CAATACCTGTACGGCACACAGGCGAAACACCTCTCCTACAACGACTTCATCAACAAAGAACTCATCCTCTTCTCCAACTCTGACAACGAGAGATCCATCCCATCCTTAGTGGACG GTATGAAGCCAGGTCAGAGAAAGGTACTTTTCACCTGTATGAAGAGGAATGATAAGAGGGAGGTGAAGGTGGCTCAGCTGGCTGGTTCAGTGGCAGAGATGTCCGCCTACCATCATGGAGAG CAATCCCTGTTGATGACGATTGTAAACTTGGCCCAGAACTTTGTGGGCAGCAACAACGTGAACATTCTGCAGCCGCTGGGTCAGTTTGGTACCCGCATCAACGGGGGCAAGGACGCTGCCAGCCCCCGTTACATCTTCACCATGCTCAG TCCCCTGGCCAAGATGTTGTTCCCGGCGGTGGACTCCAGCCTGCTGAAGTTCCTGTTCGATGACAACCAGAAGGTGGAGCCAGAGTGGTACATCcccatcctccctctggtgcTGGTGAACGGGGCCGAGGGCATCGGGACGGGCTGGGCCTGCAAGATCCCCAACTACGACCACAGAGAGATAGTCAACAACCTGTACCGCATGCTCAACATGCAGGACCCTCTGCCCATG ctgCCCAGCTATAAGAACTTTAAAGGAGTGATCCATGAGTTGGGTCAGAACCAGTACATGGTCAGTGGCGAGATCTCTGTGCTGGACAAGAACACCATTGAGATCACTGAGCTGCCCGTTCGCACCTGGACACAG gcCTACAAGGAGTCGGTACTAGAGCCCATGCTCCAGGGGACAGAGAAGACTCCAGCTCTGATTAatgactataaggagtaccacaCGGACCAAACCGTCAAGTTTGTAGTCCGCATGTCAGAGGAGAAGCTGGCCCAGGCCGAGGCTGCTGGACTACACAAAGTCTTCAAGCTACAGTCCAGCCTCACCTGCAACTCCATG GTGTTGTTTGACCACATGGGCTGTCTGAAGAGGTATGACTCGGTCCAGGACATTCTCAAGGAGTTCTTTGAGCTGCGGTTGCACTACTACAAGCTGAGGAAGGATTGGCTAGTGGGGAGCCTGGGGGCAGAGGCTTCCAAACTGTCCAATCAGGCACGATTTGTGCTGGAGAAGATCGAAGGAAAGATCACAATCG AGAACAAGTCTAAGAGGGAACTGATCAGGATGCTGGTGCAGAAAGGCTTTGAGTCGGACCCGGTGGCGGCATGGACCAAGGCACAGGAAAAG GCTCTGGAGGAGGACGATCGTGATGGTAACAACAGTGACAGCTCTGTGGAATCTGGGTCGTCGTCGGGACCAAACTTCAACTACATCCTCAACATGCCTCTGTGGTGCCTGTCCAAGGAGAAGGTGGACGAGCTGCTCCGACAGAGAGACATCAAG AAAGGAGAGTTGAATGAGCTGCAGAGGAAGTCTCCTGAGGACCTGTGGAAGGAAGACCTGGCTGTCTTCATTGAAGAACTGGAT AAAATCGAGGCCCAGGAGCAGGCAGACATATGTGCAGGTAAAGGCACCAAGCTGGTGAAGGGCAAGGTGGGCAAGCCCAAGGTGAAGAAACTCCACCTGGAGGAAACGTTACCCTCGCCGTACGGCCGCAGGGTTGTACCCACCATCACACAGGCCATGAAGACTGACGCCTCCAAGAAgatgaccaagaagaagaag GGTGATGCGGATCTGGTGATGAAGCTGGAGTTTGATGATGAGATGGGAGTACTGGGATCAGATGGAGGAACAGGGGAGAACTCCCTCAACTCCTCCTCTAATAcaccagccccaaccccagccaaGCCCAAGGCCCCCCGGGTCAAACGGGAGAAGAAGGAGCCAG gtactcccagATCCAGGAAACCCCCCACACCCAAAGGATCGTCTGGTAAGAAGGTGAAGAAGCGTAACCCCTGGTCGGAGGACGAGTCCAAATCAGAGAGCGACCTGGAGGACAGTGAACCTGTTGTCATCCCCCGAGACACCAAGTCACAACGGGCCTCAG CGGTCAAGCCCAAGTACACCTTTGATTtcagtgaggaagaggatggaggagaggaagaggaggaggatgatgaagatGCTGCGTCCTCACCCGTCCGGCCCTGCAAAGACGACTTCACTGCCTCCTCCGAGACTAAAGACCGATACAACGACCACAGCGACGATGACGAGAATGATGAAGATATCTTCCCCCCGCCCAAACAGGCAACCACCACCGTCTCACCAGCAAAGAAGGAACCAGAGAGTATATTCTCTTCCTCCAAATCAGCCTTCTCCTCTGAAAAGAGCAATGACAGTG ACGATCTGAAGCTGGACAGTGACGAGGAAGCCAAGGCCTTCTCCTCATACTCCAGCAGCTCGGCCTTCGACAAACCTGTCCCAGCTAAGAAAG
- the LOC129820061 gene encoding DNA topoisomerase 2-beta-like isoform X6, translated as MSNGAAGSGGLTWVTLFDKKNAAKKREEEAAAAAAAAAANGRGDGGKAEGGGGGAKKKGGDKMSVERVYQKKTQLEHILLRPDTYIGSVEPVTQQMWVFDEDLGMNLREITYVPGLYKIFDEILVNAADNKQRDKSMSTIKISIDPESNTVTIWNNGKGIPVVEHKDEKMYVPALIFGHLLTSSNYDDEQKKVTGGRNGYGAKLCNIFSTKFTVETACKEYKHSFKQTWQNNMGKTSDPKIKFFDGDDFTCVTFQPDLSKFKMEKLDKDIVALLTKRAYDIAGSCKGIKVMLNGKKLPVTGFRSYVDLYVKDKLDEVGVALKVVNESVNERWEVCLTMSEKGFQQISFVNSIATTKGGRHIDYVVDQIVAKLIEVVKKKNKAGVSVKPFQVKNHIWVFVNALIENPTFDSQTKENMTLQTKSFGSKCPLSEKFIRAATNCGIVESILNWVKFKAQTQLNKKCSSVKYSKIKGIPKLDDANDAGGKHSSECTLILTEGDSAKSLAVSGLGVIGRDRYGVFPLRGKILNVREATHKQIMENAEINNIIKIVGLQYKKSYEDPESLRSLRYGKIMIMTDQDQDGSHIKGLLINFFHHNWPSLLKHTFLEEFITPIVKVNKNKQEHAFYSIPEFDEWKKQTVNFKTWHIKYYKGLGTSTSKEAKEYFADMEKHRIMFRYAGTEDDAAITLAFSKKKTDDRKEWLTNFMEDRRQRRMHGLPEQYLYGTQAKHLSYNDFINKELILFSNSDNERSIPSLVDGMKPGQRKVLFTCMKRNDKREVKVAQLAGSVAEMSAYHHGEQSLLMTIVNLAQNFVGSNNVNILQPLGQFGTRINGGKDAASPRYIFTMLSPLAKMLFPAVDSSLLKFLFDDNQKVEPEWYIPILPLVLVNGAEGIGTGWACKIPNYDHREIVNNLYRMLNMQDPLPMLPSYKNFKGVIHELGQNQYMVSGEISVLDKNTIEITELPVRTWTQAYKESVLEPMLQGTEKTPALINDYKEYHTDQTVKFVVRMSEEKLAQAEAAGLHKVFKLQSSLTCNSMVLFDHMGCLKRYDSVQDILKEFFELRLHYYKLRKDWLVGSLGAEASKLSNQARFVLEKIEGKITIENKSKRELIRMLVQKGFESDPVAAWTKAQEKALEEDDRDGNNSDSSVESGSSSGPNFNYILNMPLWCLSKEKVDELLRQRDIKKGELNELQRKSPEDLWKEDLAVFIEELDKIEAQEQADICAGKGTKLVKGKVGKPKVKKLHLEETLPSPYGRRVVPTITQAMKTDASKKMTKKKKGDADLVMKLEFDDEMGVLGSDGGTGENSLNSSSNTPAPTPAKPKAPRVKREKKEPGTPRSRKPPTPKGSSGKKVKKRNPWSEDESKSESDLEDSEPVVIPRDTKSQRASAVKPKYTFDFSEEEDGGEEEEEDDEDAASSPVRPCKDDFTASSETKDRYNDHSDDDENDEDIFPPPKQATTTVSPAKKEPESIFSSSKSAFSSEKSNDSDDLKLDSDEEAKAFSSYSSSSAFDKPVPAKKAKKLSDAAPKPRKTPAPKTPPKQKLDTSVWDSDSDTGSKKPSPALKGKSGGRKRKQSGSEEDDFSPKKTPGKSPKTPASRKPSKKVAVTPPPMADDYDDVDSNRFSQSSVASRERPGRGRAKKEVKYFAESGSDDDQYDMFD; from the exons ATGTCCAACGGCGCAGCAGGAAGCGGGGGTCTGACTTGGGTG ACCCTCTTTGATAAGAAGAATGCTGccaaaaagagggaggaggaggcagCGGCAGCCGCGGCAGCGGCGGCTGCGAACGGCAGGGGTGATGGGGGCAAGgcggagggaggaggtggaggagccaAGAAGAAGGGAGGAGATAAGATGTCAGTGGAGAGGGTGTACCAGAAGAAGACCCAGCTGGAGCACATCCTACTGAGGCCAGACACCTACATCGGCTCTGTGGAACCTGTCACCCAG CAAATGTGGGTTTTCGATGAAGACCTTGGGATGAATCTACGAGAAATCACTTATGTCCCTGGATTATACAAAATCTTTGATGAAATTCTTG TCAACGCGGCCGACAACAAACAACGGGATAAGAGCATGTCAACCATAAAGATCTCCATTGATCC TGAGTCCAACACCGTCACCATCTGGAACAATGGTAAAGGCATCCCCGTGGTGGAACACAAAGATGAGAAGATGTACGTTCCCGCTCTCATCTTCGgacacctcctcacctccagtAACTACGACGACGAGCAGAAGAAAGTCACAG GTGGAAGGAACGGGTACGGCGCTAAACTCTGTAACATCTTCAGCACAAAGTTCACAGTGGAAACCGCATGCAAGGAGTACAAACACAGCTTCAAACAG ACTTGGCAGAACAACATGGGGAAAACGAGCGACCCCAAGATCAAGTTCTTTGACGGGGACGACTTCACGTGCGTGACCTTCCAGCCGGACCTGTCCAAGTTCAAGATGGAGAAGCTGGACAAGGACATTGTGGCTCTGCTCACCAAGAGGGCCTATGACATCGCTGGGTCCTGCAAGGGCATCAAAGTCATGCTCAACGGGAAGAAACTCCCT gTGACAGGGTTCCGCAGCTATGTGGACCTGTATGTGAAGGACAAGCTGGACGAGGTGGGCGTGGCCCTGAAGGTGGTCAACGAGTCGGTCAACGAGCGCTGGGAGGTCTGTCTCACTATGAGTGAGAAGGGATTCCAACAGATCAGCTTCGTCAACAGTATCGCCACCACCAAG GGTGGCAGACACATTGATTACGTGGTGGACCAGATCGTAGCCAAGCTGATAGAAGTGGTGAAGAAGAAGAACAAAGCTGGTGTCTCAGTCAAACCCTTCCAG GTGAAGAACCACATCTGGGTGTTTGTGAATGCGTTGATCGAGAACCCGACCTTTGACTCCCAGACCAAGGAGAACATGACCCTCCAGACCAAGAGCTTTGGTTCTAAGTGTCCTCTGTCTGAGAAGTTCATCAGAGCA GCGACCAACTGTGGCATTGTGGAGAGTATCCTGAACTGGGTGAAGTTCAAGGCCCAGACACAACTCAACAAGAAGTGTTCTTCAGTGAAGTACAGCAAGATTAAAGGCATCCCCAAGCTTGACGACGCCAACGATGCCG gtggtaaacaCTCGTCAGAATGCACTCTGATCCTGACTGAGGGAGACTCGGCCAAGTCCCTGGCCGTCTCCGGCCTTGGTGTCATTGGGCGAGATCGCTATGGTGTCTTCCCACTAAGAGGAAAGATCCTGAATGTACGAGAGGCTACACACAAACAG ATCATGGAGAACGCAGagatcaacaacatcatcaagATCGTGGGTCTGCAGTACAAGAAGAGCTACGAAGACCCAGAGTCTCTGAGATCCCTACGCTACGGCAAGATCATGATCATGACCGATCAG GATCAGGATGGCTCCCATATCAAGGGTTTGCTCATCAATTTCTTCCATCACAACTGGCCGTCCCTGCTCAAACACACCTTTCTGGAGGAGTTCATCACGCCTATCGTCAAA GTGAACAAGAATAAACAGGAGCATGCTTTCTACAGCATTCCAGAGTTTGACGAATGGAAGAAACAGACGGTCAACTTTAAAACCTGGCATATAAAGTACTACAAAG GTTTGGGTACCAGTACAAGCAAGGAGGCCAAGGAGTACTTTGCAGACATGGAGAAACACCGGATCATGTTTAGATACGCCGGGACAGAGGACGATGCTGCCATCACACTG GCGTTCAGTAAGAAGAAGACTGACGACAGGAAGGAGTGGCTCACCAACTTCATGGAggacaggagacagaggaggatgcACGGCCTGCCAGAG CAATACCTGTACGGCACACAGGCGAAACACCTCTCCTACAACGACTTCATCAACAAAGAACTCATCCTCTTCTCCAACTCTGACAACGAGAGATCCATCCCATCCTTAGTGGACG GTATGAAGCCAGGTCAGAGAAAGGTACTTTTCACCTGTATGAAGAGGAATGATAAGAGGGAGGTGAAGGTGGCTCAGCTGGCTGGTTCAGTGGCAGAGATGTCCGCCTACCATCATGGAGAG CAATCCCTGTTGATGACGATTGTAAACTTGGCCCAGAACTTTGTGGGCAGCAACAACGTGAACATTCTGCAGCCGCTGGGTCAGTTTGGTACCCGCATCAACGGGGGCAAGGACGCTGCCAGCCCCCGTTACATCTTCACCATGCTCAG TCCCCTGGCCAAGATGTTGTTCCCGGCGGTGGACTCCAGCCTGCTGAAGTTCCTGTTCGATGACAACCAGAAGGTGGAGCCAGAGTGGTACATCcccatcctccctctggtgcTGGTGAACGGGGCCGAGGGCATCGGGACGGGCTGGGCCTGCAAGATCCCCAACTACGACCACAGAGAGATAGTCAACAACCTGTACCGCATGCTCAACATGCAGGACCCTCTGCCCATG ctgCCCAGCTATAAGAACTTTAAAGGAGTGATCCATGAGTTGGGTCAGAACCAGTACATGGTCAGTGGCGAGATCTCTGTGCTGGACAAGAACACCATTGAGATCACTGAGCTGCCCGTTCGCACCTGGACACAG gcCTACAAGGAGTCGGTACTAGAGCCCATGCTCCAGGGGACAGAGAAGACTCCAGCTCTGATTAatgactataaggagtaccacaCGGACCAAACCGTCAAGTTTGTAGTCCGCATGTCAGAGGAGAAGCTGGCCCAGGCCGAGGCTGCTGGACTACACAAAGTCTTCAAGCTACAGTCCAGCCTCACCTGCAACTCCATG GTGTTGTTTGACCACATGGGCTGTCTGAAGAGGTATGACTCGGTCCAGGACATTCTCAAGGAGTTCTTTGAGCTGCGGTTGCACTACTACAAGCTGAGGAAGGATTGGCTAGTGGGGAGCCTGGGGGCAGAGGCTTCCAAACTGTCCAATCAGGCACGATTTGTGCTGGAGAAGATCGAAGGAAAGATCACAATCG AGAACAAGTCTAAGAGGGAACTGATCAGGATGCTGGTGCAGAAAGGCTTTGAGTCGGACCCGGTGGCGGCATGGACCAAGGCACAGGAAAAG GCTCTGGAGGAGGACGATCGTGATGGTAACAACAGTGACAGCTCTGTGGAATCTGGGTCGTCGTCGGGACCAAACTTCAACTACATCCTCAACATGCCTCTGTGGTGCCTGTCCAAGGAGAAGGTGGACGAGCTGCTCCGACAGAGAGACATCAAG AAAGGAGAGTTGAATGAGCTGCAGAGGAAGTCTCCTGAGGACCTGTGGAAGGAAGACCTGGCTGTCTTCATTGAAGAACTGGAT AAAATCGAGGCCCAGGAGCAGGCAGACATATGTGCAGGTAAAGGCACCAAGCTGGTGAAGGGCAAGGTGGGCAAGCCCAAGGTGAAGAAACTCCACCTGGAGGAAACGTTACCCTCGCCGTACGGCCGCAGGGTTGTACCCACCATCACACAGGCCATGAAGACTGACGCCTCCAAGAAgatgaccaagaagaagaag GGTGATGCGGATCTGGTGATGAAGCTGGAGTTTGATGATGAGATGGGAGTACTGGGATCAGATGGAGGAACAGGGGAGAACTCCCTCAACTCCTCCTCTAATAcaccagccccaaccccagccaaGCCCAAGGCCCCCCGGGTCAAACGGGAGAAGAAGGAGCCAG gtactcccagATCCAGGAAACCCCCCACACCCAAAGGATCGTCTGGTAAGAAGGTGAAGAAGCGTAACCCCTGGTCGGAGGACGAGTCCAAATCAGAGAGCGACCTGGAGGACAGTGAACCTGTTGTCATCCCCCGAGACACCAAGTCACAACGGGCCTCAG CGGTCAAGCCCAAGTACACCTTTGATTtcagtgaggaagaggatggaggagaggaagaggaggaggatgatgaagatGCTGCGTCCTCACCCGTCCGGCCCTGCAAAGACGACTTCACTGCCTCCTCCGAGACTAAAGACCGATACAACGACCACAGCGACGATGACGAGAATGATGAAGATATCTTCCCCCCGCCCAAACAGGCAACCACCACCGTCTCACCAGCAAAGAAGGAACCAGAGAGTATATTCTCTTCCTCCAAATCAGCCTTCTCCTCTGAAAAGAGCAATGACAGTG ACGATCTGAAGCTGGACAGTGACGAGGAAGCCAAGGCCTTCTCCTCATACTCCAGCAGCTCGGCCTTCGACAAACCTGTCCCAGCTAAGAAAG